One window from the genome of Salisaeta longa DSM 21114 encodes:
- a CDS encoding ABC transporter substrate-binding protein, giving the protein MIRRVVLCVLLSLAGLSGWAPHAQAQQPVTRNADAELMFDQGVAAFEAGNYQDAFERFRLVAEYPVNQRTTAALLMAGRALYRQGKYRQAQTWLNRLLRQYPSTSYRDEAERVLRFVDQGLQQYGARPDTLRIGVALPMGDQQVSLSQALFNGLRLAAEQHNGVRRRFILPPGLQQRARDSVRVYDTAALDSDSLAAAEGRLTLVAGRDTVRLDSMQVVTEQVRTPAWVAKLYFRASGTTPQSARAAVDSLIRIDRVDLIVGPLYSRTARAAGAVAEAAGVILVAPLATDASVSIGRQHVFQTNPTMPMRGRVMAQFVRDGLMTNTAGIIYEADNTLGAQMARGFIAQSRVAGVNVAYELRLPNARSWSRLPEAFATDSTVTDSMRASAEVVYLPISGRNATGRIQEALIGLDRLSGQPRVLGNAEWHDLAIEKMASRFLATYTNDFYVDPARPAVQDFIRSYRLLTGAPPSAGSVAERRLAYTGYDVATFLMQTLTPGLTRPAPATLRNAARYEGLGMRIDFAPDSNVNGAMFIHRYRNGQIELVR; this is encoded by the coding sequence ATGATACGTCGTGTGGTCCTCTGCGTACTGCTCAGCTTGGCGGGCCTTAGCGGCTGGGCCCCGCACGCACAGGCGCAGCAACCGGTAACGCGCAATGCCGATGCCGAACTGATGTTTGATCAGGGCGTGGCGGCCTTTGAGGCGGGCAACTACCAGGACGCGTTTGAACGCTTTCGGCTGGTGGCGGAGTACCCCGTGAACCAACGAACCACCGCTGCCCTGCTGATGGCCGGGCGGGCGCTGTACCGTCAGGGGAAGTACCGTCAGGCGCAGACGTGGCTCAACCGCCTGCTGCGGCAATACCCGTCCACGTCCTACCGCGACGAGGCCGAGCGGGTGCTGCGGTTTGTAGACCAAGGGCTGCAGCAGTACGGCGCGCGCCCCGACACGCTGCGCATTGGCGTGGCACTGCCCATGGGCGATCAGCAGGTGAGCCTGTCGCAGGCGCTGTTCAATGGCCTCCGGCTAGCGGCCGAGCAGCACAACGGCGTACGGCGGCGCTTCATCTTGCCCCCGGGCCTGCAGCAGCGCGCCCGCGACAGCGTGCGGGTGTACGACACTGCCGCCCTAGACAGCGACAGCCTCGCCGCCGCCGAAGGCCGTCTGACCCTCGTGGCGGGGCGCGACACGGTACGCCTCGATTCGATGCAGGTGGTGACCGAGCAGGTGCGCACGCCCGCCTGGGTGGCGAAGCTGTACTTTCGCGCCTCGGGCACGACGCCCCAATCGGCGCGGGCCGCGGTGGATTCACTCATCCGCATTGACCGCGTGGACCTCATCGTGGGCCCGCTGTACAGCCGTACCGCGCGGGCCGCGGGCGCGGTGGCCGAGGCGGCCGGCGTCATTCTCGTGGCGCCCCTGGCCACCGATGCCAGCGTTTCTATCGGGCGGCAGCACGTCTTCCAAACCAACCCCACCATGCCCATGCGTGGGCGCGTGATGGCGCAGTTTGTGCGCGACGGCCTCATGACCAACACGGCCGGCATCATCTACGAAGCGGACAACACGTTGGGGGCGCAGATGGCGCGCGGCTTCATCGCGCAAAGCCGTGTGGCGGGCGTCAATGTGGCGTACGAGCTCCGCCTGCCCAATGCGCGCAGCTGGTCGCGCCTGCCCGAGGCGTTTGCCACCGACTCAACCGTAACGGATTCCATGCGGGCCTCGGCTGAGGTGGTCTACCTGCCCATTTCGGGCCGCAACGCCACCGGGCGCATTCAGGAAGCCCTCATTGGCCTCGATCGGCTGAGCGGGCAGCCGCGGGTGCTGGGCAATGCCGAGTGGCACGACCTGGCCATCGAGAAGATGGCGAGCCGATTTTTGGCCACCTACACCAACGACTTTTACGTGGATCCCGCGCGGCCGGCGGTGCAGGACTTCATCCGCAGCTATCGCCTGCTCACCGGTGCGCCGCCGAGTGCGGGCTCGGTGGCCGAGCGCCGCCTGGCGTACACCGGGTACGACGTGGCAACCTTTCTGATGCAAACGTTAACGCCCGGCCTCACGCGGCCGGCGCCCGCGACCCTCCGCAACGCCGCGCGCTACGAAGGGCTGGGCATGCGCATCGACTTTGCGCCCGACAGCAACGTGAACGGCGCCATGTTCATCCACCGCTACCGCAACGGGCAGATTGAGCTGGTCCGCTAA
- a CDS encoding SDR family oxidoreductase, with translation MTDLTGATAIVTGASSGIGEATARMLAREGAAVVLAARRAERLEALQQEITDDGGDALVVPTDVTERSQVQELVDAAVEAFGPVDVLINNAGIMPLSLMENLHEDEWEQMVDVNVKGVLYGIGAVLPSMLERGQGHIVNVSSVAGRRVFPGSAVYSGTKFFVRALSEGMRNELGPAHNIRVTSIEPGAVATELTNTITDEDILQQISSGNQGWKLMESGDIAAAIRYALTAPPHVDVEELMVMPTEQRE, from the coding sequence ATGACCGATCTTACCGGAGCTACAGCTATCGTAACCGGCGCATCGAGCGGCATTGGCGAGGCCACGGCCCGCATGCTCGCCCGCGAGGGGGCCGCGGTGGTCTTGGCCGCACGCCGCGCCGAGCGCCTGGAGGCGTTGCAGCAAGAGATTACAGACGACGGCGGAGACGCCCTGGTGGTGCCAACCGACGTCACCGAGCGCAGCCAAGTGCAGGAGCTCGTGGACGCAGCCGTTGAGGCGTTTGGTCCGGTGGACGTGCTCATAAACAATGCGGGCATCATGCCGCTCTCGCTCATGGAAAACCTGCACGAGGACGAGTGGGAGCAGATGGTGGACGTGAACGTGAAGGGCGTCCTGTACGGCATTGGCGCGGTCTTGCCGTCGATGCTGGAGCGCGGCCAGGGGCACATCGTCAACGTCTCGTCGGTGGCCGGGCGGCGGGTGTTTCCGGGAAGCGCGGTGTACTCGGGCACCAAGTTTTTCGTGCGGGCGCTCTCCGAGGGCATGCGCAACGAGCTCGGACCGGCGCACAACATCCGCGTCACCAGCATTGAGCCCGGCGCGGTAGCCACGGAGCTGACGAACACCATCACCGACGAGGACATCCTGCAACAGATTTCGTCGGGCAACCAGGGCTGGAAGCTGATGGAGTCGGGCGACATTGCCGCTGCCATCCGCTACGCGCTCACCGCGCCGCCGCATGTGGACGTCGAGGAGCTGATGGTGATGCCCACCGAACAGCGTGAATAG
- a CDS encoding outer membrane protein assembly factor BamD gives MRLRSLLLVLGLLVVGTACSGSNRLRYSSAKDAYQKGYAQYQAGDYEDAIRFFRAVFQYGRGNEWADDAQYFLASSYREQSRYLMAATEYGRFLQLYPTNQRAPHAEYQRALAYYERSPNFHLGQSDSYQAISYFQLFLSRYPNHELAPKAEDKIFELRTKLAHKQYAAGALYEERELWPAAVHAYKSVFDEYPDTPWADDALLASINAYIQYSDNSIQQKQAERYQAALDQYRRLTQLFPDSPLLDEAEALYQEAQRKLQAVQAQQQEAKKQSLADTSGLPQRK, from the coding sequence ATGCGTCTTCGCTCGCTCCTGCTCGTCCTCGGCCTGCTCGTGGTGGGCACCGCCTGCTCTGGAAGCAATAGGCTCCGGTACTCGTCGGCGAAAGATGCCTACCAAAAGGGCTACGCGCAATACCAGGCTGGCGACTACGAGGATGCCATCCGCTTCTTTCGGGCCGTCTTTCAGTACGGCCGCGGCAACGAGTGGGCCGACGACGCCCAGTACTTCTTGGCCAGCTCCTACCGCGAGCAAAGCCGTTACCTGATGGCGGCCACCGAGTACGGGCGGTTTTTGCAGCTCTACCCCACCAACCAGCGGGCGCCGCATGCGGAGTATCAGCGGGCGCTGGCCTACTACGAGCGCTCGCCCAATTTCCACCTGGGCCAGTCGGATAGTTACCAGGCCATTTCGTACTTCCAGCTATTCCTCTCGCGGTATCCCAACCACGAGCTTGCGCCCAAGGCCGAAGACAAAATCTTTGAGCTGCGCACCAAGCTTGCCCACAAGCAGTACGCTGCCGGCGCCCTGTATGAAGAACGCGAGCTGTGGCCGGCCGCTGTGCACGCGTACAAAAGCGTGTTTGACGAATACCCGGACACGCCCTGGGCCGATGACGCACTGCTGGCCTCCATCAATGCGTACATTCAGTACAGCGACAACAGCATTCAGCAGAAGCAGGCCGAGCGGTATCAGGCGGCCCTGGACCAGTACCGCCGCCTCACGCAGCTCTTTCCCGACAGCCCGCTCCTTGACGAGGCTGAAGCGCTCTACCAGGAAGCGCAACGCAAGCTGCAAGCGGTGCAAGCACAGCAACAGGAGGCCAAGAAGCAATCGCTGGCCGACACCTCGGGTCTCCCTCAGCGCAAATAG
- the nadD gene encoding nicotinate-nucleotide adenylyltransferase: protein MTIGLFGGSFNPPHVAHCIIAEVVRDQFELDEIWWIPNGTPPHKTDRTLASAAHRKAMVQRVTDAHAPFRLCTVEMERDGPSYTVDTLRRLQARHPQHDFHLIIGSDSLDTFASWRAPDEIVERVPLIVYKRPGGLNAVAERRFANRVRYAAAPVLELSSTEVRARRRAGRSIRFLVPDAVQQYITSHDLYAGD, encoded by the coding sequence ATGACGATCGGCTTATTCGGTGGTTCGTTCAATCCGCCGCACGTGGCGCATTGCATTATTGCCGAGGTGGTGCGCGACCAGTTTGAACTGGATGAGATCTGGTGGATCCCGAACGGCACGCCGCCGCACAAAACGGACCGCACCCTGGCGTCTGCAGCGCATCGCAAGGCGATGGTGCAGCGGGTGACCGACGCGCACGCGCCATTTCGGCTGTGTACCGTTGAGATGGAACGCGACGGGCCCTCGTACACCGTCGATACGCTGCGGCGCCTGCAAGCGCGCCATCCGCAGCACGACTTTCACCTCATCATTGGCAGCGACAGCCTCGACACGTTCGCGTCCTGGCGGGCGCCGGATGAAATTGTCGAGCGGGTGCCGCTCATTGTGTACAAGCGTCCGGGCGGGCTGAACGCGGTGGCGGAGCGGCGCTTTGCCAACCGGGTACGCTACGCCGCGGCCCCCGTCTTGGAGCTCTCCAGCACGGAAGTGCGCGCGCGGCGACGGGCAGGACGCTCGATTCGCTTTCTGGTGCCCGATGCGGTGCAGCAATACATCACCAGCCACGACTTATATGCCGGCGACTGA
- a CDS encoding glycoside hydrolase family 3 N-terminal domain-containing protein codes for MPATDLGPLPASLRARCGQLVMARLGSNLPPGRSAPDDADRVAALLDEVPLGGLLVFNGAWPALPATLTRLQRAASFPLLIASDVERGVGQQVQGGTHFPHARAVARAGADGAATLARITAHEARACGIHLAFAPVADVNLTDANPIIDTRAFGTTPARVTPCVQAYVRTAQQHGLLTVAKHFPGHGRTTTDSHATLPVVDATTADWMRDEAPPFRAACDAGVAGLMTAHVAYPALEPAYAPQRPATASPALLRDLLRDGWGFSGVVFSDSLLMEGIRATADVGTHAARLIRAGVDVLLDPDDPAAVVEGLVQAVRDGALPVSLVDAACRRVWRLKAQVAARTAWRPAPDHAFGTAAHQEAADELAARALQAPASLPQSTDWCVLYAGAGRAASPDPLVRGLRRGGGTVSCYTLPETPTAEDKAAFDRATQTASHLLVACAVGPAAWHRFGLSKAQTAALRRWTRTARMPHVVYAALGAPHALQWAPERAPRCITYSDVPAAQQALAHRLLPH; via the coding sequence ATGCCGGCGACTGATCTGGGGCCGCTGCCGGCGTCGCTGCGGGCGCGCTGCGGTCAACTGGTTATGGCGCGCCTCGGCTCGAACCTGCCGCCGGGACGCAGCGCCCCCGACGATGCCGACCGCGTCGCGGCGCTTCTGGACGAGGTGCCCCTCGGCGGGCTGCTGGTCTTTAACGGCGCGTGGCCCGCGCTCCCCGCAACGCTCACGCGCCTCCAACGCGCTGCCTCGTTCCCCTTGCTCATCGCAAGCGACGTAGAGCGCGGCGTCGGTCAGCAGGTGCAGGGCGGCACGCACTTTCCGCATGCACGGGCCGTAGCACGCGCGGGCGCCGACGGGGCCGCCACCCTGGCCCGCATCACGGCCCACGAGGCGCGCGCCTGCGGCATCCACCTCGCGTTCGCTCCGGTGGCCGACGTGAACCTGACGGACGCGAACCCCATCATCGACACCCGCGCGTTTGGCACCACCCCCGCCCGCGTAACACCGTGCGTGCAAGCCTATGTGCGCACCGCGCAGCAGCACGGACTGCTGACGGTGGCCAAGCACTTTCCGGGCCACGGGCGCACCACCACCGACTCGCACGCCACGTTGCCTGTGGTGGACGCCACAACCGCGGACTGGATGCGCGACGAGGCGCCGCCCTTTCGTGCGGCCTGCGACGCCGGCGTGGCCGGGCTCATGACGGCCCACGTGGCCTATCCCGCCCTCGAACCCGCGTACGCACCGCAGCGCCCGGCGACGGCCTCTCCGGCTCTGCTGCGCGACCTGCTGCGCGACGGCTGGGGCTTCTCGGGCGTCGTGTTCTCCGATAGCCTCCTGATGGAAGGCATCCGGGCGACCGCCGACGTTGGCACGCACGCGGCCCGTCTCATCCGTGCCGGCGTCGATGTGCTCCTTGACCCCGACGATCCCGCGGCCGTGGTCGAGGGCCTCGTGCAGGCCGTACGCGACGGCGCCCTTCCCGTGTCGTTGGTCGACGCCGCGTGCCGGCGCGTCTGGCGCCTGAAAGCCCAGGTGGCAGCCCGCACGGCGTGGCGGCCCGCGCCCGATCACGCGTTTGGCACCGCCGCCCATCAAGAAGCCGCCGATGAGCTGGCCGCACGCGCCCTGCAGGCCCCGGCATCGCTTCCGCAAAGCACCGACTGGTGCGTGCTCTACGCGGGCGCCGGGCGCGCAGCGTCGCCCGATCCGCTGGTGCGCGGCCTGCGGCGGGGCGGCGGCACGGTCTCCTGCTACACGCTCCCCGAAACCCCGACCGCCGAAGACAAAGCGGCGTTTGACCGGGCCACCCAGACGGCTTCCCATCTGCTGGTGGCCTGCGCCGTGGGGCCTGCAGCCTGGCACCGGTTTGGGCTCTCGAAGGCCCAAACAGCGGCACTCCGTCGCTGGACGCGCACCGCCCGCATGCCCCACGTGGTGTACGCCGCCCTTGGCGCCCCGCATGCCCTGCAGTGGGCCCCCGAGCGTGCGCCGCGGTGCATCACCTACAGCGACGTTCCCGCAGCGCAGCAAGCCTTGGCGCACCGGTTGCTTCCCCATTAG
- a CDS encoding response regulator transcription factor has product MHNPSSSQAPRLLIVEDDPEVGAGLEDFFSIKGYTVTRATDGNAALREITQLPPYDVILLDVMLPERDGFDVLREARKASVDSPVIMLTVKGDDKHKLRGFELGADDYVTKPFDAEELAARVRAVLNRSEEASEDTGHSYRFGEVVVDFDSQTAHRDQETVEFTALEFDILEYFIEHRGRTVSRKQLLRDVWGISGEITTRTIDRHVASLRKKIEQDPSDPTYIETVYGIGYKFSD; this is encoded by the coding sequence ATGCACAACCCGTCCTCATCGCAAGCCCCTCGGCTCCTCATTGTGGAAGACGACCCAGAGGTTGGGGCAGGACTTGAAGATTTTTTCTCGATCAAAGGGTACACGGTGACCCGCGCAACAGACGGCAACGCTGCCCTGCGCGAGATCACGCAGCTGCCCCCGTACGACGTGATCTTGCTCGACGTGATGCTTCCCGAGCGCGACGGCTTCGATGTGCTGCGCGAGGCCCGCAAGGCCAGCGTCGACTCGCCCGTCATCATGCTTACGGTGAAGGGCGACGACAAACACAAGCTGCGCGGCTTTGAGCTGGGCGCCGACGACTACGTGACGAAGCCCTTTGACGCCGAGGAGCTCGCGGCCCGCGTGCGGGCGGTCCTGAATCGCTCGGAGGAGGCCTCCGAGGATACCGGCCACTCGTACCGGTTTGGCGAGGTGGTGGTCGACTTCGACTCGCAGACGGCGCACCGCGACCAGGAAACGGTGGAGTTTACGGCCCTGGAGTTTGACATTCTGGAGTACTTCATTGAGCACCGCGGGCGCACCGTAAGCCGCAAGCAGTTGCTGCGCGACGTGTGGGGCATTAGTGGAGAGATTACGACGCGAACCATCGATCGCCACGTGGCTTCGCTCCGCAAAAAGATCGAGCAAGACCCGTCCGATCCTACGTACATCGAAACGGTGTACGGCATCGGCTACAAGTTCAGTGATTAG
- a CDS encoding phosphatase PAP2 family protein — protein MRTAVALVLIGLFGWWSGPVALGQSFCHAPHTGTLDVRGLRAVYCTPSEALQTTFRGAHASAYPVFYSALPVAWGTALATDARAAAATAYRLTVTAAGTYGLVLALKHLTRRPRPFVRLAALTSRSADYQRPVDAADYTAWPSGHAAMSAALATSISWSYPRWYVTAPVALWALSVGLSRIWLGVHYPSDVLSGFVLGVGVATAVHLLRGALTPARWQPAAPPPALVRLRIAL, from the coding sequence ATGCGTACGGCTGTTGCCCTAGTGCTCATTGGGCTGTTTGGATGGTGGAGCGGGCCTGTAGCGCTTGGGCAATCGTTCTGCCACGCCCCGCATACCGGCACGCTCGATGTGCGCGGGCTTCGTGCGGTGTACTGTACGCCCTCGGAGGCGCTGCAGACGACCTTTCGGGGCGCGCATGCCTCGGCCTACCCTGTGTTCTATAGCGCGCTGCCGGTGGCCTGGGGCACGGCCCTTGCAACCGACGCGCGCGCTGCGGCGGCAACGGCGTATCGCCTCACGGTTACCGCCGCCGGCACGTACGGCCTTGTGCTCGCGCTCAAGCACCTCACCCGGCGCCCGCGCCCCTTCGTACGCCTTGCCGCGCTCACCTCCCGCAGTGCCGACTACCAACGGCCCGTCGACGCCGCCGATTACACCGCCTGGCCCTCGGGACACGCGGCCATGTCCGCCGCCCTGGCCACCTCCATCAGCTGGTCGTACCCGCGCTGGTACGTAACGGCGCCCGTGGCACTCTGGGCACTTAGCGTTGGCCTGAGCCGCATATGGCTCGGCGTGCACTACCCGTCCGATGTTCTCTCGGGGTTCGTCCTCGGCGTCGGCGTGGCCACCGCCGTTCACCTGCTGCGCGGGGCGCTAACGCCCGCACGCTGGCAGCCCGCCGCCCCACCACCGGCCCTGGTCCGCCTGCGCATCGCGCTGTAA
- a CDS encoding iron ABC transporter substrate-binding protein has protein sequence MIRRSLGAFALLACLLVLSACQSSSDQKELVIYSGRSMALVDSLVEVYRQQTGTPVSVKYGSDAQLLAALNEEGSQSPADVFWANTTGALTQAQTSTLLTQLPDSLLNRPARFVPSSGQWLPVTTRFRVLAYNSDTVTPENLPASVLDLPSLTQFEGRVGWTPAYSSFQDFVTAMRVMHGADTTRTWLNAMQDLNPKAYTSNTPMIKALAAGEIDIALTNHYYVLRLKHGGGEGEYEGHEEGEGHEAEETTRPNAPVGTYHFAAGDVGNLALVTGAARLQTSDQPAAAADFLRFLLSEQAQRFAATSVNEYPVVSGVQVPAYMTPVDQALELSPTFDFQKLSDLDATLELLRNTGLL, from the coding sequence ATGATACGTCGCTCCCTCGGAGCATTTGCTCTGCTTGCTTGCCTCCTGGTGCTCAGCGCCTGCCAGTCGTCGTCCGATCAAAAAGAGCTCGTGATCTACTCGGGGCGTAGCATGGCGCTTGTAGATTCGCTGGTGGAAGTGTATCGCCAGCAAACCGGCACGCCCGTAAGCGTGAAGTACGGCTCGGACGCGCAGCTTTTGGCCGCCCTCAACGAAGAGGGAAGCCAGAGTCCGGCCGATGTTTTTTGGGCGAACACCACCGGCGCCCTCACGCAGGCCCAAACCAGCACCCTCCTCACGCAGCTGCCCGACTCGCTGCTGAATCGTCCGGCGCGGTTTGTGCCCTCCAGCGGTCAGTGGCTGCCCGTTACCACCCGCTTCCGCGTGCTGGCGTACAACTCCGATACGGTTACTCCCGAGAACCTGCCGGCGTCGGTGCTCGACCTCCCGTCGCTCACGCAGTTTGAGGGCCGCGTGGGCTGGACCCCCGCCTACTCCAGCTTCCAGGACTTCGTAACGGCGATGCGCGTGATGCACGGCGCCGACACGACGCGCACGTGGCTCAACGCCATGCAAGACCTCAACCCGAAGGCCTACACCTCCAACACGCCCATGATTAAGGCGCTGGCGGCGGGCGAGATCGACATCGCGCTCACCAACCACTACTACGTGCTGCGCCTTAAGCACGGCGGTGGCGAAGGCGAGTACGAAGGGCACGAGGAAGGCGAAGGCCATGAGGCCGAAGAAACCACGCGCCCCAACGCCCCGGTCGGTACGTACCACTTTGCCGCGGGCGACGTGGGCAACCTCGCGCTTGTAACCGGTGCGGCCCGGCTGCAAACGAGCGACCAGCCGGCTGCCGCTGCCGACTTCCTCCGCTTTCTGCTCTCGGAGCAGGCCCAGCGCTTCGCCGCGACGTCTGTGAATGAGTACCCCGTGGTGTCTGGCGTACAGGTGCCGGCCTACATGACGCCGGTCGACCAGGCCCTGGAGCTGAGCCCTACGTTCGACTTCCAGAAGCTGAGCGACCTCGACGCCACGCTTGAGCTTCTCCGCAATACCGGGCTGCTTTAA
- a CDS encoding cysteine desulfurase family protein, whose amino-acid sequence METIYLDYNATTPVDPRVMARMQPYFTEHFGNASSGHTMGWRASEAVTMAREQVGALMGAPPDTLTFTSGATEALNHALKGVMRAYRTKGRHLVTVATEHKAVLDTCKTLAREGVEVTTLPVARDGRLDPSVFADALRDDTVLAVVMWANNETGVLQDIPALAAAAHDRGVLFCTDATQALGKVPVDVDAVDLLAGSAHKLYGPKGVGVLYAQPRLRFPALIDGGGQQDGHRGGTLNTPGIVGFGAAAALAREALDEEAQRLKALRDRLGAALVEALPGAFINGADAPRLPNTVSCTVPGLRADQIVRELRGVACATGSACSTADPRPSHVLTAMGHAPDEARATVRLSLGRPTTADAIDRAIDYLTERLRAAASAPAT is encoded by the coding sequence ATGGAGACGATCTACCTGGATTACAACGCCACCACGCCGGTCGACCCGCGCGTGATGGCACGCATGCAGCCGTACTTTACTGAGCACTTTGGCAATGCCTCTAGCGGGCACACCATGGGCTGGCGCGCGTCGGAGGCGGTTACGATGGCCCGCGAGCAGGTGGGCGCGCTCATGGGCGCGCCGCCGGATACGCTCACCTTTACCAGCGGGGCTACAGAGGCGCTAAACCATGCCCTGAAGGGCGTGATGCGTGCCTACCGCACGAAAGGCCGGCATCTTGTGACCGTAGCCACGGAGCATAAGGCCGTGCTGGATACCTGCAAGACGCTGGCGCGAGAGGGCGTTGAGGTGACGACGCTCCCGGTGGCCCGCGACGGACGGCTCGACCCGTCTGTTTTTGCGGATGCGCTGCGCGACGACACGGTGCTCGCGGTGGTGATGTGGGCAAACAACGAGACGGGCGTGCTGCAGGATATTCCGGCCCTCGCGGCGGCCGCGCATGACCGCGGCGTGCTGTTTTGCACCGACGCCACGCAGGCCCTGGGCAAGGTGCCGGTGGATGTAGACGCGGTGGATCTGCTGGCGGGCTCGGCACACAAGCTGTACGGCCCGAAGGGCGTGGGCGTGCTGTACGCGCAGCCACGCCTCCGCTTTCCGGCGCTCATCGATGGCGGCGGGCAGCAGGACGGGCACCGGGGCGGTACGCTCAACACGCCGGGCATCGTGGGGTTTGGGGCGGCGGCCGCGCTGGCCCGCGAGGCGCTCGACGAAGAGGCCCAGCGCCTGAAGGCTCTGCGCGACCGATTGGGCGCGGCCCTCGTCGAGGCGCTTCCCGGCGCGTTCATCAACGGCGCCGATGCGCCACGGCTGCCTAACACCGTTAGCTGCACGGTGCCGGGGCTGCGTGCCGATCAGATCGTGCGCGAGCTGCGCGGCGTGGCGTGCGCCACCGGCAGCGCCTGCTCGACGGCCGATCCCCGGCCCAGCCACGTGCTTACGGCCATGGGCCATGCCCCCGATGAAGCGCGGGCGACGGTTCGGTTGAGCCTCGGCCGCCCCACGACGGCAGACGCCATCGACCGCGCCATCGACTACCTGACCGAGCGCCTCCGCGCTGCGGCGTCCGCGCCTGCGACGTAG
- a CDS encoding NAD(P)/FAD-dependent oxidoreductase: MASSVDVLVIGAGLAGLTCARHVHQQGATVEVIEARDAVGGRMRTDVVDGFRLDRGFQVMLTAYPEARRELDYEALNFQSFYDGALVRTQGRLHRIADPFRQPWDVPRTFFAPVGTLTDKLRVARLRQALVNTPVGHLMAREECSTEEALRSRWGFSSLMIERFFRPFYGGIFFDRSLATSSRMFEFLFKMFAEGAAAVPAEGMQAIPEQIAASLPADAVRLNTRATGVQGQTVTLASGETRTAEAVVVATDAPAAQQLIGGVERVDGRSTLCFYYAAHKPPVDEPILVLNGDGTGLINNIAVMSEVAPSYSPDDRALLSVVVVNPPDEDAAVLEREVRQQLIDWFGLQAGGWTHLRSYHIPYALPDQRPPGVASPERSPRRRKGLYCCGDHLRTGSINGAIAAGRAAAHAVVADQRAIAA; this comes from the coding sequence ATGGCTTCTTCGGTTGATGTTTTGGTCATTGGCGCCGGACTGGCCGGGCTGACGTGTGCCCGGCACGTGCACCAACAGGGCGCTACGGTGGAGGTCATTGAGGCGCGTGATGCGGTGGGCGGCCGCATGCGCACCGATGTGGTGGACGGCTTTCGGCTCGACCGCGGCTTTCAGGTGATGCTGACGGCCTATCCCGAGGCGCGCCGCGAGCTGGATTACGAGGCGCTCAACTTCCAGTCGTTTTACGACGGCGCGCTGGTGCGCACGCAGGGCCGCCTCCATCGCATCGCGGATCCCTTCCGGCAGCCGTGGGACGTGCCGCGTACGTTTTTTGCGCCCGTGGGTACGCTCACCGACAAATTGCGCGTGGCCCGCTTGCGGCAGGCCCTGGTGAACACGCCGGTGGGCCACCTGATGGCGCGTGAGGAATGCTCGACCGAGGAGGCGTTGCGCTCGCGCTGGGGGTTTTCGTCGCTCATGATCGAGCGGTTCTTCCGTCCGTTTTACGGCGGCATCTTCTTCGATCGCTCCCTGGCGACGTCCAGCCGGATGTTCGAGTTCTTGTTCAAGATGTTTGCCGAAGGCGCAGCCGCCGTGCCGGCAGAGGGCATGCAGGCCATCCCGGAACAAATCGCCGCGTCGTTGCCGGCCGATGCCGTGCGTTTGAACACACGCGCGACGGGCGTGCAAGGCCAAACGGTAACGCTGGCCTCGGGCGAGACGCGCACCGCCGAAGCTGTGGTGGTGGCCACGGACGCCCCGGCGGCCCAACAGCTCATTGGGGGCGTCGAGCGGGTAGATGGGCGCTCGACCCTGTGCTTCTACTACGCCGCCCACAAGCCGCCGGTCGACGAGCCGATTTTGGTGCTTAACGGCGACGGCACCGGCCTCATCAACAACATCGCGGTGATGTCGGAAGTGGCGCCGTCGTACAGCCCCGACGACCGCGCGCTGCTCTCGGTGGTCGTGGTAAACCCGCCGGACGAAGACGCTGCGGTGCTGGAGCGCGAGGTGCGACAGCAACTCATCGACTGGTTCGGTCTGCAAGCCGGCGGGTGGACGCACCTGCGCAGCTACCACATTCCGTACGCGCTGCCCGATCAGCGGCCGCCGGGTGTTGCATCGCCGGAGCGCTCGCCCCGCCGCCGCAAGGGCCTGTACTGCTGCGGCGATCACCTGCGCACCGGATCAATCAACGGGGCCATTGCGGCAGGCCGGGCGGCGGCGCACGCCGTCGTGGCCGATCAACGCGCCATTGCAGCATAA